Part of the Impatiens glandulifera chromosome 8, dImpGla2.1, whole genome shotgun sequence genome is shown below.
TAGTGAGGTCACAATATTAGTAAGTCGAAGTTTATTTTGGtagaatattagttatttttaaattaaaattttaaatatattttatctagtGTTAGTCACgaaattagtaatatgagatgtcgattgaggAATGccaaaagtaagggtaagatCGGAATTAAGTGTTCGAAGTGAAGCTTAATGATATTCAATTAGAGAAACTTAAAGTGATGTCACGATATTAGTAAtattaggggtgttcaatatttggtttgaaccgaatatccgaccgaattcgaattcaccgaattcgaattccattttcggttttcgaatcaaatttcaaaccaattcgaattcaaatacggttttcgaattggttttcgagtttgggtttcaactcgaaaaccaaaccgaaaaccgaattcaattttttattatttatttttccaaacttagcttaaaaaaagttcaaaataatcaaattagaatattttgaactaaagatttaataataaaaaagaacgTAACAAAAGcaccagtggtctagtggtagaatagtactcTGCCACGGTACAGACCCGGGTTAAATTCTCGGTTGgtgcaatttattttgagttaggctagtttcaaaaaataaaaataaaaagaattcggttcggtttgatttaattgaaatttattcgaatttggttcggttttcgaattgactaaaaaaataaaaattcgaattaATCGAATCAatgaactcgaataacccgaaaaccgaaccgatgaacatcCCTAAGTAATATTAGTaagttagaaatttattttggtaaaatattatttgtttttaaattcaaaattgaactatatttttatttaaccattATCAATATTATCTTTGAAAGATAAGATATAATAGTATGATGGAGAATTATGATTCGAATTGAGAGAGTGAGTTTTATGCACGCGATTATTaatatgagaggttgattgGGGAATACCAAAAATAAGGATAAGTTCAATACAAAatgcttaaagtgaagtataaCGAGAGATAATTAGAGATTGTTTAAACTTTAAAGTGAGGTAACAAATATGTCGAAGTTTATTTTGAtggaatattagtttttttaaaattcaaaatttaactatatttttgtttaaccatataattaattttttttaataaaatggtaagatattttataataaaaattattaattaacaaaatctgAAAAAACCTGGATATTAATAATGAGTAAGGGTAAAATGTCATTACAAAATGCTCGAAGTGAAATAACGAGTAatatgtggttaatttagaAATGCTTGAAGTGATGTCACAAGATTAGTAAATCTTGAATATATTTTGGGGTTAAAAATTgatcaatattattttcaaaaatcaaattaatattattcttaataattctttctaaaaatgaaactaaaccaatatatcaaaaaaaactaaaattttgaataaaaatgaacATATTTGCAATATTTTATTTCAGTTGTACCAATCTCAAAAacaaatctataaaataaaatttataataaatgtgagattaaatgactttacacattaaaaaaatatcaaggaaaataataaagaaaataataaaatatacacaacatttaaatttctcaaacttatatattttatacagataatttttaacaattacGATATTATGAAATCATGACAAAGACAATATAAtggtaaaatttatgtaataaaactaaaataattattaactttttataatttatatgtaaagttataaataaaaaattaacttaaatgtgtcgtttttttataacaaaatttgatcattttaataaGAATCTTTAATAGGTGCTTATGTTCTCAGACAAAAAAGTACATGCATGAAAATAATGAGAACTGAATAATCGAAAACACTTCCTAGAAGATACGATTTGTACGTGTTTATAAACGTCTGCCCcgcaaaaaaatatttttcgaattttaagaagtaattataaaatataaaaatttctttgacaattttgaaatcaaattaggAAATCGTTTAAAAACCAGTTTCTGAATAAATAGCCGTCACctaaatttttgtaaaattaagaaaaataaattatttgcatgtaaaacaataacgcCTTTGAAAAGAAATTCTTTAAAGGTTTGGTGCTTAGTTACACGTGAAAAATGGTTTTTGTcgctatgtctcacatgcctGATAAAAAAAAGTCTCTACTTTAACAATTGTGgcctttttaaaaaatatattattacactTTACATCTTATACATTTTGTATACTACCGTGCTAAATCTTAATGCTAAGGATGTATCTTATTAATGTttaaatgaaaaacataaattattatataaacatataaacaataaatttttaagaaatatcaTTCAAACCTGTTTTAAATGTAATAATCATattaatcattcaaattaatACAAGGTATTAATTGCTAAATAAAGCataaagattatataaatatatactaaaatgtaaagattataaaataatatttaaattataatattattaatctttgagacaatttttttaatccaaacataattaaaatatcaatagttatgcaataaaatattaaattataatcaagtatgtataaaaaaaatatataatatatataaaattatttttaggatttttagaaccttaaaataaaattaaaagaaataataattaaatatgaaaacaaatcaTTACCAAactgataataaaattttaatttacataaaaaaaatattactttcttgtcaagttttaatttttttccatttttaggtaattttgtaattaatataataaataaataaataagaatagaCCTTAAATAACATTAAACCAGCTAAACTGAGAGTTCAGCTATCAAAACAATGGTTAGAACTGAAATGTGGGcctctatttttaatttatttatttatttatttgtttctaCACACTTCAAATAAGTTAACGTTGGGCCCAAAATAATATGTACTCAAAGCCTATTGGTGTGTTTTTGATTAAATTTGGTGGGTGGGTTTTGGATCTAGGGTTTGACTCACGTGTTTGGAACACCATACCTTCAGACAGACAATAGTCGATAACATGAAGAACTCCTTTTCAAACACAGATAAAACATAAAACCTTATATTTactatataaaaaacaattattgatTAGATTAGTGTAGATCCATTAGGTTCGAAAACCCTAACCAAATCCTCAAATCATCgtcatatttcttttttttagtcACCCTTCTTGAGCCTCAGCTTAGAACGGACGACTccaaaaacatatcaaaattaaaacataaaccaCAAACCTATATAAGGCCAAAAGATCCTTcagatttaacaaataaatttatcagATTTAAAAGTGTATCAGATTTAAAGAAATCTTACATAAAACAAAGATCTTGACCGCTAACCGAAATCACTCTATTCTAGCTAACTCTCCCACTCTCTATCACTCCAAGaagaaaaattgaaataataatcgGGTGTTCTTAGATCTGAatcctttttctctttttctttcttcgTCTCCTCCATCTCCTTTCTATAGGAGTCTTGATAGTTGAGATCATTCTTCGATGCGATTTTCTCGGCGGGTATCGAGGAAGACTAGATCCATTCGGAGATCGTGGTATCTTCTACTCGATCTTCTTGACATCCGAATATCTTGATTTCACTGTCCGACCTTTTTAGAGAATGTGCCTCGCTCTCAATTTGGAAGGAGTCGGCCGTGAAAGTGAGAGGCGAAATGAGAGAATAAAGGGAAAAAATCGTTTTTAATTATCTTCACGCTAGGGTTATTTCATCTGGTCTGGACCTTTTCGGATTTGGCTTGCTTTGTTTGGGCTTATCTTTTTCCTtattgcaaaataaaaataaaaataatcatgataataatatcaaaatatatatatatatatatatatatatatatatatatatatatatatatatatatatatatgatttgttaggattttatttatttcttaaaataaacaataattaataacaatttgttattattattctattttaaaaatatctaaataatatcaaattaataatgagtttaatttatttaaactaaactcattaattaactttatatcattctccaatatatatattaaataaaatgacttcgatatatttatcaaattttctttaCCAATTTTTTCAATGTTTATATTTcagatttttaaattatttttatagtctcgaaattattaaaaaaagaataaaatttggGGGGAGGGAAATGAGTTTGgatgaaaattttgttattagtAAAATGCATGTACAAGTTTGACTAATAGGCACTTCATTTGAAtctctcaaatttattatttttttcggatttatttactaaaaacaattaaaagataGAGAGATAAAACATGATGATGCCCATGTTCATGACATTTCCAACCTGATGCTCGTATGACGTTTGTTGGAGAATTTAAAATGCAACGGCTATCCATTTAGTTCATCTTAACAATTATTGATTTTGACCCGACCAGGGCTTAATTTTTCAACTTAAACTAAGAATTAAAAAGGTTATAGTGTTTGACTTAACTTGTCCAATTTAGTTAAGAAACGAAAATCTTACGTTTaacttagtttgtccacttaaactaagaatcctgtgttataacttaatttcTCCACTTAAACAAAGAAATGTCTTTATAGgttgtccacttaagctaagtTAAGCTAAGTTATTCTCTGtttagcttgtccacttaagctaagAAACGAAACCCTCAtgtttgacttagtttgtccacttaaactaataACCTTGAAGTGCTTCTACTTTTAACCCGACTATtacttagtttgtccacttaaactaagaaatgtCTTTTAACTTATCCACTTAAGCTAAATTATTCTATATCTATTTGTTCACTTAAGCTAAGAGACATTAAAAACTTGgtttgtccacttaagctaagAAATGAAACTCTTGCgtttgacttagtttgtccacttaaactaagaaccCTAAAGTGTTTATACTTTTAACCCGACTGTTACTTAGTTTGTTCACTTAAACTAAAGGTCTTTTAGCTTATCCACTTAAACTAAATTATTCTATATCTAGTTTGTTCACTTAAGCTAAGAGACATTAAAaacttagtttgtccacttaagctaaataactaaatactttttcatttataaaaatgcccctagtatagAGGGTCCTTACTCTTTTATCAATTGATTAGTTAACCACACTTTGAGAAACTAAATGTATACCTTCTTAACCTTCTAGGTATTTTAGCGCTTCTATGTTCTCACATTTTTTGGTGACGTTGGATCAAAACATTTTCAAGAACCGGTTCAATACATTGTCTCTTTGACTATTCAAAAGGAGACCAATCGTAAGTGCATTTCTTCGACAGATAGTTTATCATTTACGTATTCAAACTCTAGTACAAAAGATTGCGTCAATTTTCCTTGAAGGATCCTATAAGCTCGAACATCAATATATGAAGTTCATGTCaagcttaatctttcaaccacaTACCATGAGGTTAGATCTCATTTCTCTTCAAGAAGTTATTTGCTTCGATCTATAAGCCTTAAAGTGTATTTACTTAGACATACACGAGGTATATCTGATACAATCGATACACGTTTGTTTTTGCCTTTAACAAATCTGACAAAAGTCTAAGAGTACAACAAGTGgcgatttcaatatctcaactaACACAATCTTGTTTAATATAAGTTCTTGTATTTCCCTATTTTTTTAGAGACCTTGAGTTCTTACGCATTACCTCCTTTAGAGATGAAACGCCTTTGTTGGCAACAATGATTCCGAGTTTGGACATTTTGACTTTTCTATGAGCTTTTCTAACAAGGTTTCAGGCACTCCGTAAGACTTTTGAGTGAGTTCAATCGGATAGTACTCTATTCGAATTTCaagtttttaccacgcttatttaagTGTCGGTACAAGCGTTGCAGAAAGACAAAAGTTTTagcaacgcttatttaagcgtcggtacaagcATTGCAGAAAGATaaaagttttaacaacgcttatttaagcgttgaCAACATTAAACaaacgtcgctaaaagtctattttatttttaaactattgtcttaccatttattttaaaatttgtttttttctatttacttttgatgttattttttttataaataaaataaaaacaccaaaatttcaaatataataaataagacttaaataattaaataaaaagaacatTAATCAGTTAACTTACAACTAatgaactatttatttaaatgaaatgcaTTAAATTTCAAGTAATTAACTCCCATATATAAAAGTCTCTTAAAACTTTACTACTTTATACCTACATGATCCTTTGACTATTTATTTCTATAACATATCTTGATCAATCTTTATACTTGAGCACACACTTGACGATCTCTACTAGAATAATATCACATTTGATTTACCAGTTTTTTAGAAACTTCACAAGCTCTTGCTCACCTTTacatttcttcatttttcagAGTATGCAAACATCAATTTTCAAAAGCATCAATACTACTAACTCCAATACCAGAAATACCACAATTTCCTGCCCATTTCATGCAATTTTTAACATCATACAAagataatttttgaaaatacaaGCCTAGAAATTACCTGTGTAGATGTCATCATGTTTGAGTTCTCCCTTGAAATCTAACTTCACATTTTGGTAACATGTCAGCCTCTCCTTTGAAATTAATAACTATAATTCAAATACTAGGAAACGTAAGAAATAAGTACACTCAAGATGCAGATTATCATAGAAGGAAGAAGGAAAAAATTATCATAGGACGATAAGTTTTTATCAAACTGAAAATAGTTGCAGCCACATTTAGCCTGTAGGAAAAAAAAAGCTATCATCTAACAAAATACCAAACCATTAAAAATTAGACACATAAATTACATAGATGTGGAAACAATAATTGGTTTAAGTTTACCATAAGTTAGTTTCTATGAGCTCATCCAAGCTAGGATTTTTAACATGCAGTGAGCCACTAGTTCCCATCAAACTACTACCTTGCAGCATAAAAAACGAGATTCAAATGTAAACAGAAGAGAAAAGGAACTAAAATAAAAGCTTTTCATACTAAGTCAAGAAACATAAACATATTTAGTAACTAATAAAATCACAGGTCATTACCATGTTAAATGAAACCATTCAACTAAGTCAATAATGAAAAGGTCCTCTTTACAGCTATCAAGATACAAACCCTGAGCCAAGCGCCATATCTACAATACCATCCCAGATTGCACATACTgcagaaaaatgataaataggTCCAATGACAATGAATAAACAGATAACAGATAAAATAATTCACCATATATTTGTAAGCACATACTAAGCGTAAACAAACAGTTACCTCAAGACTAATTTCATATAAGACAAATGTTCGCAAAACACTTCGATAACATGCAACTGGACTCTAATGAATAAAGCAGATGTGAAACTTCCATAAAAGTCTATATAGTTGGCAAGACAGAAGAATATAATGAAGGTATGATTTTGAGCAAAGCATACCCAAGAAACATTCAGGATATATAGAAACTAATAATGAGAGCAGAGTAAAAAGTATTTGCCAAAAAACTCACATAAGAACCATTCAGTATCTCACTTTCCAAGaatttcaagaaaataatttaaggatACAACTTCAAATGCTTAACGAAGATAGCCAAGAAGATCATTTCCTGCAACAATATTAGGCATATAATTATCCTATGCAATAAATATTTCATCCAAATATAGCATATCATTGAAGATCATACCATCAGTATactatttttctctttttttttgaaGAGATAACACGAGACAAAGGAACCATAACCATAAAAGAAACCATACAGAAAATGCAAGAACATAATATGATCACCTAAAAGGCTTTTTATTCATTTGGAGGAGGTTTTCAAGGTCTAGagaacaatttttatattcatttggAGGAGGTTTTCAAGGTCCAGAGAACAATCACTTAAAATAATATCCAGGTCTTTGGAGAGCCCTTCCATGTATCTTCTTTACTTGATGAAAGTGACCATAAGCCTTAAGCCACCCTCTGGGTGAACCCATATTTCAGCacattataaccttaaaaacacttcagaaactaatgaactctctcatattttatataccaaaaacttcTTTTTCTCGGATGtgggataaatgtcatattaacataaaaaaaattatgaagtttGATCAAACTCTGCACCACAAATCTCAATATTAATCCTCCATCTAACTTTATCTGGTCTTTATCACCTATCAGAAATTTATATTaacatgaaatcaaaatatgaagTTGGATAAAACTCTCTATCACAAATCTCAATATCAATCTTACATTTCACTTCATCTGATCTTCATCACATAACATATGAGAAATCAGTGAATCATTTACATCATTCATCGGTATATGAAAATAGAACTATAGAGAATggaaaataactcaaaaaaggCAGCAGCTAGAAGCAGTGCCATTTCTAGCAAGACAAACACAAAACACAGTAGCATAATAAATAATGCACAAACCAACGACCAAAATCACCTAATATGAATCAGCAACTGATGTTAAGACTGTCAAggaaacttcttgtaccatttgTTTACCATTCTGAGCACACACAATATTACAACAAGAGGGAATTGGTTCATTAACATTATGATCTGTATGTTTACATTATGCTAATTCATATTTGTCTGtattaaataacaataaaattagtaaCAATATGTAATACCTGTATTCAGAAATACCTGCAAAAGTATAAGCAGTTTGCTGACCAACCAGTCCAAATATGGTGTCAAAATGTCCAGGGTACAATTCTTACTACAATTGAGCAGTGCTGAGATAACATGTGTGcctgtataaaaaaataacaagataTAGAATCTGATAAATGTAAAATTAGATTAACATCTCAAAGAATTTCCCCAGCTCATAGAATCAACTACATCAGACCATCATCCAATGGAAAGAAACTCATAAAAGAACTAATGCACAAAAGTCGCAAAGCAAATTTCATGCCAAAAAGTCACATAAACAAAAAGGCCAAAAGTTCAATGTCAAGATTAAATACAAACCTGTACACGAGGGTTTTGGAAATCATCTATTGCTGAAGCTAAAGCTGGTAGAACATGTTGGTGGCACTGAACTTGCTAGGAAATTATCCTCAACCTTAATCCTAATAGTATGTCTTGATTGAAGACCCTCACATTAGTTAAACAACAGACGCGATGGAAGTAAAAAATCAGATAAAACGATAATTAATTTACCTAAAAACACATGTATGAGCAAACCAAAGCCATAATCTCTATCCATAGGTAGTTTACAAAATAAAGCGGTTAAATGAAATCGAAGGAGATTGTGGGAGGGAGATAACTCACAGCAGGAAAACGAGTGTCGAGCTTCTTCTTCATATAGTCCGATTGGGGATCTTAGAATCGAAAAGTGGAGATGAAAAAAGCAGAAGACAACCCCTGATATGGCACAAATAGACGCGACAAAACGTTGTAAATCGGGCCTAATACGATTTAGGATGATCGATGACTCTCTTCTTCAAGGTTAGTCGTCTCCTTCGTCGTGCACAATTATAAACTTCAAAATGAAAGATTGTGAAGACGATTAGGTTAGAAATGTATTCTTATGTTGTACAAAGAAAACGAGGGTAGTTGTCTATTCTACACAAAAATGAATCGATCTACGAAGGGGATAGAAAGTAAGGATAACCATCAATAGAAGAATAGAGTCTGTGAGCTGGTTGATGGAAGAAAAGAGTCCTTAAGCCGTTGTAGTGGCTGtcaaatgaaaaataaagagaatgaAAAGTAGAAGAgtgaaattagggtttttaaattaataatataatatttatatatatatatatattacttttaactttatttagttatttattatattaatatatactttcataaaaatgagtaattaaattttagatgaaatttttgaataaatatatttatattacaaaatttaaatttgttaaatattctagaacatattaatttttgtattgaatattgacatttttatatatgaattgaatttatattattttaaaatttatattttttattattaatgtaaataaatattaatttatgtaaactcttacaattttgagtaaaatctagattttacgattttacataTGTAAAAGATTtgacgtaaactctcgatttgaTCATCCTTGGACATACCTAAATactaattcttaattttaaaaaatatataagttaaatttttgtttttaaatataatataatatttaattaatttatgttaatttatattattttttacttttaatttaattaaatttaaataataattaaattttaatgttaataaaattttaagtcaaatttaattttaaaaaaattaaaaaattaaaaaaaaattatttacaaagtgtaaaaataaaacataaaaattattaaaatttagaatatttaaattataaggttttaacaaagttacaaagttggtgtataaaaaaattaaaggtggtggtataaatataaaggttggcaaaagtttttttttcttttaatttttacccacgcttaatatgggttgaCATATAAGGGTCGttgaaagtatgttttgttgtagtaaGCTAGGCTTATGCTcatgaataatttataaattattaaataaatatttaactaaatatattaaaaaatgatattaaataagaataattaattattgaagaaaaatataaaatcatgaGTTGAAATTGATTATAAACATAGTTATTTTGTTCAATTAACTCTCCAATAACGTCTAATATAACTacaattgaaatttttataaagaTTAACATTTATGtatacaaaacattttttttaactacacaaatgttataaaaaaaaatgtattagcTATCCATGAGACCAATGAAAAAGTTTATgggaaaaaattaaaacaaattaacaaGTTAATATGTACAAAATCTAAGGAAATGAAAATCCCCAAAAATATCCAAAGCTAATTTATTTGACCAAACTATTGTGAACATAAAAGGACACCACTggctgattttttttatataatcttacCACaaccaataatatatatatatagtttttctatataattaaaaagataatcaaatatcttttcaaaataaCCAATTCAACATCCaccatattttaaaaaaaaaaacaaaatttattatgattacCCATTCATTGGAGGATTGAAAAGAATccataaaaattcaaatagttCAACTCATCTAAACAactaaaaatcaaacaagaatcGGGTAGAATAATTGCCAAATTGTTTATCCATGTAAAAAGTAAATTCTGAAAAATCCCAAGAGAAAAATAACAATGTAAGACCATTTTACCCTAAGAAGATCCTAGGAACAAGTTTGCAACATCAATGTTAATCTTATCAGGAATTGGCGGCAGGTTCTTCATTATCTCTATATCTTCGTCAAAGCTTCATAAtcacaaatataaaacaataagtTTCAAgtattaaatgttaaatatatcaaaagatAGTAGTTGAACTCAACAAATCCAAAACTAAAACGAAAGGAAAGATTGAAGATAAAGTATCATACTAgctaaacattttaaatatgttattccTTATGTGGCTTAAAAGATTGGAATTTGTATGTATctgcaataaaaataaaaccatatAAAATCATATTGAGTGAAATGATAATAAGTTATTGTAGAAAATTCATGATTAACCTCGAGAAAGCTGAAATTTGAGGTAATTTGATCAGAAATTTTGTTGTTTTCTTCCAACAGCTCTCCAACTACGCCTAATGTAGCtgtaatagaagaaaaaaaaaactctgaTTAAAACCATCAAACCATAATAGTAAAAGACACCAAAAATCTCTAAAATTTTACAACAATATCTCATTATTGAGTTACGAATTATTTATCAGAAAAGAAAAGTTTTGAATAGAAAACCTTTGTATGAGTCAGTCTCATGTGAATTAATAGAACCCAAAAAGATATTTGATTTGTCATCATCCAATTTCTTTGTAccctgtttttgaaaagaaaagaagaaccATTCATAAATAACAATTGcattcttaatttaaatatgaaatttaaaacTTTCATTGTAGGAGAAGCTTAAAATATGTATAGTTTACAGATAGATTGcacaaataattaagaaaaataccattttatcttttttcataATTTCCTTTTCCTGCAAATCATAAAACATCAAATGTTTTAATGATTGAAACATAAAGAAACAATACCAAATGAGATTAATGTGTTATGATTCAAGAAACACAAACAATTATCCATTTGATGCGAAATGCCACATCACGAATTGTCT
Proteins encoded:
- the LOC124913026 gene encoding uncharacterized protein LOC124913026, giving the protein MDKYIKIADHFPGKTIRDVAFRIKWIIEKEIMKKDKMGTKKLDDDKSNIFLGSINSHETDSYKATLGVVGELLEENNKISDQITSNFSFLEIHTNSNLLSHIRNNIFKMFSYFDEDIEIMKNLPPIPDKINIDVANLFLGSS